The Mercurialis annua linkage group LG7, ddMerAnnu1.2, whole genome shotgun sequence genome includes the window GCCAAATGGGCAAGTTGATCTCTCAGGTTCGCAAAAACTTTGGTTCCTACATCTACCTTGTAAAAAAATCAGACCATGATTATGGTCAACTATTCCAAGCTGCTACCTGGGAATTTCAGCTTGATCTTTGCAGGCAATTTCATATATAAATCTTGTGGACAAAATTTCTTAAGGGGGAGGTATTATTATGAGTAAAAATTACGAGCTTTTCTATTGTTGTCGATAATATTGTATTATTTCAAGTTTATTAAGCTGTCAACTGGACGGGCATATACAGCCAAGACTCGCTCACTATATCTGCAATTGAAATCGTTGATGCTGACTTTCATGCTTATAGAATGAAATgaattctttatttttctctttaatttctCAAGATTCTTTTCTCCCCCATTTTCTTTATTCTACTTGAGCTCTCACCGGTGTCCGGCCTAACCTCCTCTATCTTTTCTTCTCTCTTTCGAGTGACATTTCAATATccaaaaaaatagtttataattcaTAGTTCAAAATCGAAGTTTCAAGATTGCTAATTTCTGGTCGGAATTTAGAATCCCATAATAGAATTGCatataaattatcaatcaaGCTTCAGTTTCATAGAATCAATATCTCATGAAATATCCATCTACTATATTTTCTTGTTTATTTCAATAACCAACCAAACATATATATGAGGCCAACAATGATGAGGTTCTTTCAATACAAGCTTATTAAGGGGGATGCTTTTCTTGCAAAAGAACAATTTATTGTAAGATTATCTAATGGCATAACATAAGACTACTCAGCTAATCAACCACCTAATGCGCAGTATACCTACTTGTAATACTAAATAGTGTCGATGCATCATGCAAGCTAAAGAGAAAATTGGGGCATTTACTTCGCGTTGTCACATTTCACACAATCGCTTTGCAAGAACATTCCATTATATCTGAAGTCTAACCTCAAATATTACCAAATAAATAACAAACATTTCTCAGAAATACAAAAAGGTAAAGCCACAATTTGTAAAGAGAAGAAACAAAGCTAGGATTTTGCTCCTCCATTTCCTAGTTGGTCATCAACGTCACTAGCTACTCATGCCTTGCTGTCTACGCTCATTGGCTCGGCTTCAGTCGATGCTGATTTCTACAAAtgcaaaacaaaccaaaacgttAGGTTTTAGCAAATAAGAGCAAAGATACAAGTAGGAACGCTAATTCAGCAACTCCGTTCAAATCCCTCAGAAGAATTATCTAGATCGCATAAAAGATCGAGTTCACAAGCTTAGGTATGATGATGGTAAACCATATAACTAGCTGCAGTTAGTTTCACCAGAAGACTTAACTTTCACCCCACCACAAAACATTTCCTATTTTCTAACTTTCCTGAGATAAAATGTATACTTACATCAGAGTCTAGAGGGCCAAGCTTATTCATCTTGGCAAACATATTGCCATAAAATTTGGCTTCTTTCTTATTGAACTCCCGCTTCTTCTCCTTCAAAGACTTGTACTCGAGCTTCACATCCCTggtaaaaatcaaatatataccATTGATGAGCTCCATAATATTAACATGTGCATCTTTAAGTCGTAGAGAAAATCATAAACTATTTCTTCATGTGAAAATGTCATACCTATTATCAGGCTCGATCTCAAGGGCCTTCTTAATGTCAAACTCGGCCAGATCTAAATCTGAGAGTTGGATGTATGCCTGGGCTCTTCTGTACAGAGCCTTTACATTTCTACTCTCCAACTCTAGCACCTGCAAATCACCCATATGAGTTCATATTATCAATATGGCAATTCGCAACCAAAGCCGTCAAATAAGTAACCACCACATGAATTATTGTGGTCAACTTACCTTGGTGCACAATTTTTCTGCCTCTTTGTATTGTTTCAGTTTTAGCCTGCAAGCAGCATAATTGAGGTTACAAGCAACCTTCAATGCTTTGGCCTGCTTTTTTTCCTCCTCGCTAAATGAAGTATCATACTCTATGTACTTAACAGCCTGTCCACAAAGCCATAAAATCAGACCAGTGACGACTACCAAACGCCAAGAAACaagaaaatcacaaaaaagaaaatcaaaaagagCAAATTACCTTGTCATATCTCTTTGAAGCCCGGTCATATTTGCCAGCCTTGAACAAAACATTGCCTTCTTCCTTCTTCCTACCAGCAGCTTCGATTTTCTCCTGGGTGTTCATATCCCATGATTCCTTTTCTTTCACAAAGGACACTAGCTCAACCTCATAATGAACAGTTGAGTTAGGAGGAACAACTGCCAAATCCTGCTTAGATTCCAACGAACCAAATGCATACTCCGGTGCAATGGTCACTAGTGCCACCTCACCCTTCTTCATAGCCGCTACAGCTCTATCAAGCCCCTCAATGACTTGTTCTGTCAATAAAGAACAGAGTCAGTATCGCATAAATGTTCAAATATCAATAGAGCATATAAGTTGAAGAAAAAAGACTTGTTTTTACCCTCATCTGTCTTGAACTCCAACAGATCTTCCTCATCATCATGGCCCTTCTTCAAAAACACTGTACCATCTTCCAATTTCCCAACCAATTTTACTGCAAGACATAGCAGAAGAACCCATTAGACACTGGCATCTTGGCCATTAGAAAACAGACACATTCCAATTGCATTACAATTGACATGTAGTACTAACCTTTGACAACTGAACCGTCATTTGGACGCTCATGTCCTTCACCCTCTTTAAGTATTTTCTTTATTACCTTCTTGTCATTAGTCACCTCTGTTACAGTCTTCCATGAAACCAATTCCAAGGTAATTTGAAGTGTGGCATTGGGTGGAATAGCACCTTGACCATCAGACACTGGCTTACCCTTCTCCCCAAATCCATCTgccaaaaattaaatcaataaagtGAGAACAATGCAACATAATATGTTGTAATAAACAAgacaaactataaaaaaataaacgttACATTGCGGCTTCACCGTCAGAAGACCCTTCTCTCCTTTCTTCATTGTCTTAACAGCCTTTGACAATGCCGGACAGAAATAACCCTCTTTCACAGTGAATTCCACTCCATCAGATTTGGCAACAGGAGTGCCATCCTCAAGCTGAGCTTCAAATTTAACTACAATAGGAATAATCAATGAACATAGTCAATAAACATGTTAAAGAAGGTTTCATCGTTATGCCAAACAAACTACAAGACTGAAGAACTAAATACCATGTACTTCATCAAGATCCTTGGGATTCTCCCATTTCTCTCCTTCAACAAGAATCTTCTTAAATATCCCACCATCCTTGCAGATATCCTTGACACTATTCCAGGACAGCAATTCCACATCAAACTGAAGAGTCGCATTGGGAGGAATAGTTGGTGGCGAGCCAGAAGCACCATAAGCCAGCTCAGGAGGAATGGTGAATATAGCATTTTCACTTTTCTTCATTGTCTTGATACCTAGGTCCCATCCTTTAATCACTTGGCCTGCAGTAAAAGTAGATGAAATACACACCACGAAATCATTTTTTCACCTAAAAGTAATATTCTTGTCGATAAGGAAATAAAATTCCAAGTTCAGTTGATGCATTTTGGAATTCAGAACACATATAATATGGATG containing:
- the LOC126655609 gene encoding peptidyl-prolyl cis-trans isomerase FKBP62-like, with the protein product MEDDFDIPTGEEMMMNDDMDLPDVSSGLKVGEEKEIGTQGLKKKLLKEGDGWDTPDNGDEVEVHYTGTLLDGTQFDSSRDRGTPFKFTLGQGQVIKGWDLGIKTMKKSENAIFTIPPELAYGASGSPPTIPPNATLQFDVELLSWNSVKDICKDGGIFKKILVEGEKWENPKDLDEVHVKFEAQLEDGTPVAKSDGVEFTVKEGYFCPALSKAVKTMKKGEKGLLTVKPQYGFGEKGKPVSDGQGAIPPNATLQITLELVSWKTVTEVTNDKKVIKKILKEGEGHERPNDGSVVKVKLVGKLEDGTVFLKKGHDDEEDLLEFKTDEEQVIEGLDRAVAAMKKGEVALVTIAPEYAFGSLESKQDLAVVPPNSTVHYEVELVSFVKEKESWDMNTQEKIEAAGRKKEEGNVLFKAGKYDRASKRYDKAVKYIEYDTSFSEEEKKQAKALKVACNLNYAACRLKLKQYKEAEKLCTKVLELESRNVKALYRRAQAYIQLSDLDLAEFDIKKALEIEPDNRDVKLEYKSLKEKKREFNKKEAKFYGNMFAKMNKLGPLDSDKSASTEAEPMSVDSKA